DNA from Chloroflexota bacterium:
GACCCGCCCGCGGCCGAAAAACCTCGGAGGGCGTCCGTTGACATGGATCGCACCAGTTCCAGCGCAAACCCGAACAAGGCGATCGCGCTGCCGCCCAATATCAGGCCGGTCCGGTACCCGGGAGTCGCGTCGTCAACGACCGCCAGTCCAAGCAGCAACAGGGGCAGCGCCGGCCAGGCTCGCCGCCACCAGGGCGATCCGGCATGGACGAGACCGACGAATTCTCCGGCCGCAACCGCGAAGAGGCAAATCGCCAGGCCGAACGTCCACCAGCCGCCCAGCCAGACCAGGGCGACCGTCAGCGGACCCAGCACCGCCGCGCTGGCAATCCGCCAGACCAGTCCCTGCCTTACCGGCCCGAAACCCGTGGCGAATCGGTAGGCGCGTGTCCGAAGCGGCGCTGCCGGAGACGGAACTCGTCCAGCGCCTTGTCGAGTAGCTCGGGGCCAAAGTCCGGCCACAGCGTCGGTGTCCACCAATACTCGGCATAGGCGCTTTGCCACAGCAGGAAGTTGCTCAGCCGCAGTTCTCCGCCGGTCCGGATGACCAGATCCGGGTCCGGTTGACCGGCGGTGTAGAGGTAGTCGGCCAGGCGTTCCTCGGTGACCGCCTCGAGGTTCGGTTCGGCGCGCATCAGCTTGCGCACCGCGCGCACGATCTCGCTGCGGCCGCCGTAGTTGAAGGCGATGTTCAGCGTAAAGCGGTCAAAGTTCGCGGTGGCCATCTGCAGCTGTTTGATGGTCAGCCGCAGGGCCGGCGGCAGGCGGTCCAGGGAACCCAGCACGCAAACCCGGATCCGGTTCCTGAATATCCGCCGCCGCTCCGCCCGCAGTCGCTCGTCCATGAGCAGGAGCAGGAAGTCGATCTCGTCGGTGGGCCGGCTCCAGTTCTCGGTCGATAGCGCATAAACGGTCAGGTGCTTGATGTCGCGGTCGAGGCAAGCCTCGATGATTTCGCTCAGGCGCAGGCTGCCGGCGCGATGCCCCTCCGAACGCGAAAGCCCGCGTTCGGCCGCCCAGCGCCCGTTGCCGTCCATGATGATTGCCACATGCTCGGGGAGCCGTGCGACGGGAGAAGATGGTTCCGGCGCCATTCTTATATCTCGAGGACCTCGGCCTCTTTGCTGCGACCCAGATCGTCGATTCGGTCTATCTTGGTCCTGGTCACGCGGTCGAGTTGCTCCAATCCGCGATGCGCCTCATCTTCCGAGCACATCTTTTCCTTCGCAGCTGTGCGAATGTCATCGGCGATGTGGCGGCGGATGTTGCGCACCGCCACCCGCCCGTCTTCAACCTTGCGGTGGACGAGCCGAACGAGTTCCTGCCGGCGTTCGGCCGACAGCGGCGGGAACGGCAGCCGAATCACGTTGCCGTCGGTCGACGGGTTGATTCCGATGTCGGACATCTCGACAGCCTTTATGACGGCTTCGACCAGGCTGCGGTCCCAGGGCTGGATTACCAGCAGTCGGGCTTCCGGCGCGGCGATCGTGGCCAGCGACTTCAGATCGGTAGGCGCCCCGTACGCGTCGATCAGCAAGCCTTCCACCAGGGTGGACGATGCGCGTCCGGTGCGGATGTGATCCAGCTCCCGGCCGAGCGCCTCTACCGACCGGTCCATGCGCACGTCGGCGTCACCAAGAAATTCATCTACCATCAGCCCGGCTCCACCCTCGTTCCAATACTTTCCCCGC
Protein-coding regions in this window:
- the uppS gene encoding di-trans,poly-cis-decaprenylcistransferase, encoding MAPEPSSPVARLPEHVAIIMDGNGRWAAERGLSRSEGHRAGSLRLSEIIEACLDRDIKHLTVYALSTENWSRPTDEIDFLLLLMDERLRAERRRIFRNRIRVCVLGSLDRLPPALRLTIKQLQMATANFDRFTLNIAFNYGGRSEIVRAVRKLMRAEPNLEAVTEERLADYLYTAGQPDPDLVIRTGGELRLSNFLLWQSAYAEYWWTPTLWPDFGPELLDKALDEFRLRQRRFGHAPTDSPRVSGR
- a CDS encoding ribosome recycling factor, producing MVDEFLGDADVRMDRSVEALGRELDHIRTGRASSTLVEGLLIDAYGAPTDLKSLATIAAPEARLLVIQPWDRSLVEAVIKAVEMSDIGINPSTDGNVIRLPFPPLSAERRQELVRLVHRKVEDGRVAVRNIRRHIADDIRTAAKEKMCSEDEAHRGLEQLDRVTRTKIDRIDDLGRSKEAEVLEI